In one Verrucomicrobiales bacterium genomic region, the following are encoded:
- a CDS encoding exodeoxyribonuclease VII large subunit, giving the protein MLRKKPAQGEFGELFSAADLRQVWTVSQLTTTVKRLLESQVGRVWVTGEVTNLRAQSSGHLYFTLKDMGAQVSCVLFRGEASAARQHVQDGQKLILGGELTVYEPRGQYQLRVMTVELQGVGALQLAFEQLKKKLLAEGLFASERKRPVPKYPRCIGIATSPTGAAIKDVLHVIQRRQPSLEIVLAPCRVQGQGAAAEIASAIDQLNRLHDSGERHLDLILVTRGGGSLEDLWAFNEEILARAIHASALPVVSAVGHEIDVTISDWVADLRAATPTAAAELITEGAFSSRQFLAAIFDRMARLMRRRAALEQERFLVLCQRLSRVAPRRWVEEQSQYLDDLRESLHRAGRTQLRSREQLWQTVAGRLSRLRPSRQLTERKLQLADLRRRVQLAARARYSEDKLRFESLLDQIRMLSPLKVLERGYSITLNAATGEVLRSAHAVRAGDSVVTKLHEGEIRSTVDPAG; this is encoded by the coding sequence ATGTTGCGAAAAAAGCCAGCGCAGGGTGAGTTCGGGGAATTGTTCTCGGCGGCGGACCTGCGCCAGGTATGGACGGTGTCTCAGCTCACCACGACGGTCAAGCGGCTGTTGGAGTCCCAGGTGGGCAGAGTGTGGGTCACGGGTGAGGTCACGAATCTGCGCGCCCAGAGCTCGGGGCATCTCTACTTTACATTGAAGGACATGGGAGCCCAGGTCAGCTGTGTGCTGTTTCGCGGTGAGGCGAGCGCGGCTCGACAGCATGTTCAGGACGGACAAAAGCTGATTCTGGGTGGCGAGCTCACGGTGTACGAACCGCGGGGGCAGTATCAGCTGCGGGTGATGACGGTGGAACTGCAGGGTGTGGGCGCTCTTCAGTTGGCGTTTGAGCAGCTCAAGAAAAAACTCCTGGCGGAGGGTTTGTTCGCGTCGGAACGCAAACGTCCCGTGCCCAAGTATCCGCGGTGCATCGGCATTGCCACGTCGCCCACCGGCGCGGCGATCAAGGATGTCCTGCACGTGATCCAGCGACGGCAGCCCAGCCTCGAGATCGTGCTCGCCCCTTGTCGAGTTCAGGGGCAGGGGGCGGCAGCGGAGATCGCGTCGGCGATCGACCAGCTGAACCGGCTTCATGACTCGGGAGAGCGTCACCTGGACTTGATCCTGGTGACCCGGGGTGGTGGGAGCCTGGAGGATCTATGGGCGTTCAATGAGGAGATTCTGGCCCGTGCCATCCACGCTTCGGCGCTCCCCGTGGTATCGGCGGTGGGCCACGAGATTGATGTGACCATCAGCGACTGGGTGGCAGATCTGCGAGCGGCGACTCCGACGGCTGCCGCCGAATTGATCACCGAAGGAGCTTTCTCCAGCCGCCAGTTTCTGGCTGCGATTTTTGACCGCATGGCTCGTCTCATGCGCCGTCGGGCAGCGCTGGAACAGGAGCGATTCCTGGTCCTCTGCCAGCGCCTGAGCCGGGTGGCGCCGCGCCGGTGGGTGGAGGAGCAGTCTCAATACCTGGACGACCTGCGGGAGTCGCTGCATCGCGCGGGCCGAACACAGTTGCGCTCCCGCGAACAGCTTTGGCAGACGGTGGCCGGACGGCTGAGCCGGCTGCGACCTTCCCGACAGCTGACGGAGCGCAAATTGCAGTTAGCCGACTTGCGGCGTCGAGTTCAGCTCGCGGCGCGAGCGCGCTATTCGGAGGACAAACTCCGCTTTGAATCCTTGCTAGACCAGATCCGGATGTTGTCGCCGCTGAAGGTGCTGGAGCGCGGCTACTCGATCACTTTGAACGCGGCCACGGGGGAGGTGCTACGCTCGGCGCATGCGGTGAGGGCGGGGGATTCCGTGGTGACCAAACTCCACGAAGGCGAGATCCGATCCACGGTCGACCCAGCGGGCTGA
- a CDS encoding PAS domain S-box protein: MSPTSSWRGLIGTGAALLVVLLACSPQLRSAPTPAAPSVAEDKIVPLTEVRQIRLLPLHPFSKPQEVRLVGVITYHDPSQNLTFLQDATGGIQLYPSPRDPGIQPGGKLQIEGQLITSGIRRVVNTRRVSLLGTDVLPRSTSTPHYRAISGTMDSQWTETIGVVRQVTVATNQLKLRVAIRGGELIAIVDRPAAWQREINVDIKLSLTGVAQVYSEAPRTPERLRLLIADGNQITLVAPPGDAPFNLPIRAITNLLVNADTTMEPFNRQHFLGTVTAIFPGKAVYLHDKPGSIRIAHTGETPFAVGDVLQVVAYPQFTDQTLELADALFQNTGEHQPIEPSKISASQAARRSRSGELVRVTGRIAGSAYQDNEAIVWLQADQFVFGGIIPNPGPPESLPFKKKNMVELIGICSSLTPESSQGQSFQILLRGPEDFQVLEVAPWWTHRNTAGVLGFMGLVTLMTATWVVTLRRQLGRQTERIRQSEEHLRFAIEAADMGTWEYLPQKREFYWRDAQPAKRFPRAKGSGTLETLFAQIHPLDRELVEKTIEQVGLVGKTFQLEYRVSTANGTQEWRFMQGHGFRDAYGRVTRVIGVIQDVTHRKEAESALREREEIYRAMFEKNRAVKLLLEPESGQIVDANPAAADFYGYSLEELKSKRIQDLTPLSENRMLDLLRQAQNGDNDLFHLSQCLFNGSRREVEIYAGSLNVGGRSLLFCIVLDVSEQVRATEAMRRLNEALESRVQDRTEELQQRVAEVEDLNANMIVLLEDLKSAHLEAANAARQTEAANRQLQTTNQELEAFSYSVSHDLRAPLRHIAGYVSILMEGHSQQLDKEGRRYLQTIEKAAKRMGQLIDDLLAFSRIGRAQLSVRRFALNDVVQEVIRELTPELAERSVEWRIQTLPVVDGDPSLIRQVLYNLIDNALKYSRPRKTAVIEIGLLSNSETAADHTLFVKDNGVGFDMNYSGKLFGVFQRLHTTSQFEGTGIGLANVRRIILRHGGRTWAEAQPEAGACFFFTLPKVARPESTEADHEVQTLEE; this comes from the coding sequence ATGAGCCCCACGTCTTCATGGCGGGGGTTGATCGGCACCGGGGCGGCCCTGCTCGTTGTACTCTTGGCATGTTCACCCCAGCTACGCAGCGCTCCGACACCTGCCGCTCCGTCGGTGGCCGAGGATAAAATAGTCCCGCTCACAGAAGTTCGTCAGATTCGGCTGCTGCCTCTTCATCCGTTCTCGAAACCTCAGGAGGTGCGATTGGTGGGAGTGATCACCTATCATGACCCCTCGCAAAATTTGACCTTCCTTCAGGATGCAACGGGAGGGATCCAGCTCTACCCGAGCCCACGCGATCCGGGAATCCAGCCCGGGGGCAAGCTTCAGATTGAGGGACAGCTCATCACCTCCGGTATCCGGCGAGTGGTCAACACTCGACGCGTGAGCCTGCTCGGCACCGATGTGCTGCCCCGCTCTACTTCGACGCCGCACTACCGGGCGATTTCAGGAACCATGGACTCGCAATGGACCGAAACCATCGGGGTCGTCCGGCAGGTGACCGTCGCGACCAATCAACTCAAGCTCCGGGTCGCCATCCGTGGCGGGGAGTTGATCGCGATCGTGGACCGTCCGGCGGCCTGGCAGCGCGAGATAAACGTCGACATCAAGTTAAGCCTCACCGGAGTGGCTCAGGTTTACTCGGAAGCCCCACGCACGCCCGAACGGCTGCGCCTGCTGATTGCCGATGGAAACCAGATCACCCTGGTGGCCCCGCCCGGAGACGCGCCCTTCAACCTGCCGATCCGCGCGATCACCAATTTGTTGGTCAACGCCGATACCACCATGGAGCCGTTCAACCGGCAGCATTTTCTCGGGACCGTAACCGCCATCTTCCCCGGGAAGGCGGTCTATCTCCACGACAAGCCCGGTAGCATTCGTATCGCCCACACCGGAGAAACGCCGTTTGCTGTGGGCGATGTCCTCCAAGTGGTAGCCTACCCCCAGTTTACTGACCAGACCTTGGAACTGGCCGATGCCCTTTTCCAAAACACCGGCGAACACCAACCAATCGAGCCTTCGAAGATCAGCGCCTCACAAGCTGCACGGAGATCGCGAAGCGGCGAACTCGTTCGCGTGACGGGCCGGATTGCCGGATCAGCGTACCAGGACAACGAGGCGATCGTCTGGCTGCAAGCCGATCAGTTTGTGTTTGGAGGCATCATCCCCAACCCCGGCCCACCCGAATCGCTGCCGTTTAAAAAGAAGAACATGGTGGAGCTCATCGGAATCTGTTCCAGCCTCACCCCCGAATCCAGCCAGGGCCAGTCCTTTCAAATCCTGCTGCGGGGACCAGAGGACTTTCAAGTGTTGGAGGTCGCACCCTGGTGGACACACCGGAATACCGCCGGGGTGCTCGGGTTCATGGGACTGGTCACCCTCATGACCGCCACGTGGGTAGTCACTCTACGCAGACAGCTCGGACGTCAGACGGAGCGAATTCGCCAGAGCGAAGAACATCTACGCTTCGCTATCGAAGCCGCCGACATGGGCACGTGGGAGTATCTTCCCCAGAAGCGGGAATTCTATTGGCGCGACGCTCAGCCAGCGAAGCGGTTTCCGCGCGCGAAGGGCAGCGGAACCCTCGAAACACTCTTTGCACAGATCCATCCCTTGGATCGTGAACTGGTTGAGAAAACCATCGAACAGGTCGGACTGGTTGGAAAAACGTTCCAGCTGGAGTACCGAGTCAGCACCGCGAACGGAACCCAGGAGTGGCGGTTCATGCAGGGCCACGGATTCCGCGACGCCTATGGCCGCGTTACCCGCGTCATCGGGGTCATCCAAGATGTCACCCACCGCAAGGAGGCCGAAAGTGCGCTGCGCGAGCGCGAGGAGATCTATCGCGCCATGTTTGAGAAAAACCGGGCGGTCAAGTTGCTGCTTGAGCCGGAGAGCGGCCAAATCGTCGACGCCAATCCTGCAGCGGCAGATTTCTACGGCTACTCTCTGGAGGAGCTTAAGTCGAAACGAATCCAAGACCTCACGCCGCTGTCTGAAAACCGGATGCTCGATCTGTTGCGCCAGGCTCAGAATGGCGACAACGATCTCTTTCACCTGTCCCAATGCCTTTTTAACGGCTCACGCCGCGAAGTGGAAATCTACGCGGGCTCCCTGAACGTCGGCGGTCGCTCGCTCCTCTTTTGCATCGTGCTCGATGTGAGCGAACAGGTACGGGCGACCGAAGCAATGAGGCGGCTGAACGAAGCGCTGGAAAGCCGCGTGCAAGACCGAACCGAGGAGCTTCAACAACGGGTGGCGGAGGTCGAAGATCTGAACGCGAACATGATCGTGCTTCTGGAAGACCTGAAGTCAGCCCATCTGGAAGCGGCGAATGCGGCCCGGCAAACGGAGGCGGCCAACCGCCAACTCCAAACTACCAACCAAGAGCTGGAGGCGTTTTCCTATTCCGTTTCCCATGACCTCCGCGCGCCGTTGCGACACATCGCGGGCTATGTGAGCATCCTCATGGAAGGCCACTCCCAACAGTTGGACAAGGAGGGGCGTCGCTATCTCCAAACCATTGAAAAAGCCGCCAAGAGGATGGGACAGCTCATCGACGACTTGCTGGCGTTCTCGCGCATTGGCCGGGCTCAACTTTCCGTCCGCCGGTTCGCCTTGAATGATGTGGTCCAGGAGGTCATCCGCGAACTCACCCCTGAACTGGCGGAGCGCTCGGTGGAGTGGCGAATCCAAACCCTCCCGGTGGTGGATGGTGATCCGTCGCTGATCCGGCAGGTCCTCTACAACTTGATCGACAACGCCCTCAAGTACAGCCGGCCGCGCAAAACCGCCGTCATCGAAATCGGCCTCCTTTCCAACTCCGAGACGGCTGCCGACCACACCTTGTTCGTGAAAGACAACGGGGTCGGATTCGACATGAACTACAGCGGCAAGCTCTTCGGCGTGTTCCAGCGGCTCCATACCACCTCGCAGTTTGAAGGCACCGGAATCGGTCTGGCTAACGTCAGACGAATCATCCTCCGCCATGGCGGGCGCACCTGGGCCGAGGCGCAGCCGGAGGCAGGCGCCTGCTTCTTCTTCACCCTGCCGAAAGTGGCCCGCCCTGAGTCGACGGAAGCAGACCACGAGGTTCAAACTCTCGAGGAATGA
- a CDS encoding MFS transporter has protein sequence MSAADRTDGPYAILRNRNYLLYLIGRFIASVGNQMLTVAVGWELYERTGSALALGFVGLAQILPMFLFTLPAGHWADHHPRKRIMVWMTGVHMVSSLGLSFVSAFDAPVFWMYVFLFVAGTARTFFWPASASFLPQLVGPVDFPRAVAWSTGSFHLSSVAGPAIAGAWLAWSHRAADIYTFNVGATLVCLVLVNLVHCRETPTPRQPMTLKSLVTGFQFVWGSRIILGTITLDLFAVLLGGATALLPIYAKDILRAGPSGLGYLQAALPLGSLVSSLVMAHRAPMERAGRALLWSVAIYGAATIVFGFSKTLWLAWLALFVCGLADNVSVIIRHTLVQMLTPDEKRGRVSAVNSLFIGTSNELGGFESGFVAHHFGPVFAAVSGGAGTILVVIAIAWIWPEIRRYGRLSPPRQD, from the coding sequence GTGAGTGCCGCGGACCGAACGGATGGGCCCTATGCGATTCTTCGCAATCGCAACTATTTGCTGTACCTGATCGGCCGCTTTATCGCTTCGGTCGGCAACCAAATGCTGACGGTGGCCGTGGGGTGGGAACTTTACGAGCGGACCGGATCCGCCTTGGCCCTTGGGTTCGTGGGGCTGGCTCAGATCCTCCCGATGTTCTTGTTCACCCTGCCGGCCGGGCATTGGGCGGACCATCATCCTCGAAAGCGCATCATGGTATGGATGACTGGGGTGCATATGGTCAGCAGTTTGGGACTGTCCTTTGTGTCGGCCTTCGATGCTCCGGTCTTTTGGATGTACGTATTCCTTTTCGTGGCCGGGACGGCTCGAACCTTTTTCTGGCCGGCCAGCGCCTCCTTCCTGCCGCAATTGGTGGGGCCGGTGGATTTTCCCCGGGCCGTTGCCTGGAGCACCGGGAGCTTTCATTTGTCGAGCGTGGCTGGCCCTGCCATCGCGGGAGCGTGGCTCGCCTGGAGCCATCGAGCGGCGGATATCTACACCTTTAACGTGGGCGCAACCCTGGTGTGTCTGGTGCTGGTGAATCTGGTCCACTGTCGCGAAACTCCCACTCCGCGGCAGCCGATGACCTTGAAAAGCCTGGTGACGGGATTTCAGTTTGTCTGGGGCAGTCGAATCATTCTGGGCACGATCACCTTGGATTTATTTGCCGTGCTGTTGGGTGGCGCGACGGCTTTGTTGCCGATTTATGCCAAGGACATCCTGCGAGCCGGACCCTCGGGATTGGGGTATCTTCAGGCGGCACTGCCGTTGGGGTCCCTCGTTTCCTCACTTGTCATGGCTCATCGAGCGCCCATGGAGCGGGCGGGGCGCGCGCTGCTCTGGTCGGTCGCGATCTACGGCGCGGCGACCATCGTGTTCGGGTTCTCGAAGACGCTTTGGTTGGCCTGGCTGGCGCTCTTCGTGTGCGGTCTGGCCGACAATGTCAGCGTGATCATCAGGCACACGCTGGTGCAGATGCTGACGCCAGACGAAAAGCGTGGGCGGGTGAGTGCGGTGAACAGCCTGTTCATTGGGACTTCCAACGAGTTAGGTGGATTTGAATCTGGCTTCGTCGCTCATCATTTCGGACCGGTGTTCGCTGCGGTGTCGGGAGGAGCAGGGACCATCTTGGTGGTGATCGCCATTGCTTGGATCTGGCCGGAGATCCGTCGCTATGGACGACTCAGCCCGCCTCGTCAGGACTAA
- a CDS encoding acyl-CoA thioesterase: MAYEFSTRRRVEFSETDMAGIMHFSNFFRFMESAEAAFYRSLGFSVVMKESGHGWPRVHAECDYERPLFFEEEVEIRMVVEERRTRSVSYRFKILKTEGGQTLVAARGNVVVVCVTKLPDGRLTSCPIPEYFSRLVEQAPPEVLAAW; this comes from the coding sequence ATGGCTTATGAATTCAGCACACGCCGTCGGGTGGAATTTAGCGAAACCGACATGGCGGGAATTATGCACTTCTCGAACTTCTTTCGTTTCATGGAGTCCGCGGAGGCGGCGTTCTATCGCTCGCTGGGTTTTTCCGTCGTGATGAAAGAGTCGGGCCACGGTTGGCCTCGCGTGCATGCGGAGTGCGACTATGAGCGGCCGCTTTTTTTTGAGGAGGAAGTGGAGATCCGCATGGTGGTTGAAGAACGTCGGACGCGCTCGGTAAGCTATCGGTTCAAGATTTTGAAGACCGAAGGCGGTCAAACGTTGGTGGCCGCGCGGGGGAACGTGGTCGTGGTATGTGTCACCAAGCTGCCGGATGGCAGGCTGACTTCCTGTCCCATCCCCGAATATTTCAGCCGTCTCGTGGAGCAAGCTCCCCCCGAGGTGCTGGCAGCGTGGTAA
- a CDS encoding protein tyrosine phosphatase, with protein sequence MSSVDGPAPRHSEASPSNPRLKLLFVCSRNRKRSLTAEEIYRGSARYDVRSAGTQPEARVRLTAGLIGWADVIFFMEKSHLNRAAERFSEELNQKSCHVLNLTDDYEFMDPELIDALEIAVATLEEW encoded by the coding sequence GTGAGCAGCGTTGACGGTCCCGCTCCCAGGCACTCCGAAGCCTCGCCCTCCAACCCAAGGCTCAAGCTGCTCTTCGTGTGCAGTCGAAACCGAAAGCGAAGCCTTACGGCGGAAGAGATCTATCGCGGTTCAGCGCGCTACGATGTTCGATCGGCCGGAACGCAACCCGAGGCGCGTGTCCGACTTACCGCCGGTCTCATCGGCTGGGCCGATGTCATCTTCTTCATGGAGAAATCCCATTTGAACCGGGCCGCAGAACGGTTCAGTGAGGAGCTAAATCAGAAGTCCTGCCACGTGCTCAACCTTACCGACGATTACGAATTCATGGATCCCGAATTGATCGACGCTTTGGAAATCGCGGTGGCCACGCTGGAGGAATGGTAG
- a CDS encoding DUF1501 domain-containing protein codes for MNCITDLHPAVSRRAFLARSSTGIGSLALASLLANRASAASSATPKGTGAILPSGHLAPKAKRVIYLFMSGAPSHIDLFDHKPKLQELTNTELPPSIRMGQRITGMTSGQKQLLCVGSPFAFQRHGRSGMEFSELLPHTAGIADELCMIRSMFTEPINHDPAVTYLTTGHQQPGRPVMGSWVTYGLGSENANLPGFVVLLSGGGGQPLQARYWGNGFLPGNYQGVQFRGSGDPVLYLSNPKGISDASRRQLIDTMQTLNRRQLGLLGDPDIATHIENYELAYRMQTSVPELMDISKEPKHVLDSYGAEPGKSSFANNCLLARRLAERGVRFIQLCHRDWDHHGNLPTEIRKQAKNTDQASAALVRDLKQRGLLEDTLVIWGGEFGRTSYSQGEIKKDSFGRDHHPRCFSLWMAGGGIKPGITYGATDDFGYNITDKPVHVHDFHATIMHLLGVDHLKLTYRFEGRDYRLTDIAGELVPGILA; via the coding sequence ATGAACTGCATCACCGATCTCCATCCCGCGGTCTCTCGCCGAGCGTTTCTCGCCCGCAGCTCGACCGGTATCGGCTCGCTCGCTTTGGCGTCGCTGCTGGCCAACCGCGCCTCCGCAGCGAGTTCCGCCACCCCCAAGGGCACCGGAGCTATCCTGCCCAGCGGTCACCTCGCTCCTAAAGCCAAGCGCGTCATCTATCTTTTCATGTCGGGGGCACCGTCCCACATCGACCTGTTCGACCATAAGCCAAAGCTTCAAGAACTAACCAATACGGAGCTGCCGCCTTCGATTCGCATGGGACAGCGGATCACCGGCATGACGAGCGGGCAAAAACAGCTGCTGTGTGTGGGCTCGCCCTTTGCGTTCCAGCGCCATGGTCGCAGCGGGATGGAATTCAGTGAACTGCTGCCCCACACCGCCGGCATCGCCGATGAACTCTGCATGATCCGCTCGATGTTTACCGAGCCGATCAACCACGATCCCGCCGTCACCTACCTCACCACCGGACACCAGCAGCCCGGCCGTCCGGTAATGGGATCGTGGGTGACCTACGGATTGGGCAGCGAGAACGCCAACCTGCCCGGTTTTGTGGTATTGCTCAGCGGCGGAGGCGGACAGCCCCTCCAGGCGCGCTACTGGGGGAATGGGTTCCTGCCCGGGAACTATCAAGGCGTTCAGTTCCGGGGTTCGGGCGATCCCGTTCTTTACCTGAGCAATCCCAAAGGCATCAGCGATGCTTCCCGACGGCAGCTCATCGACACGATGCAGACGCTCAACCGCCGGCAGCTCGGCTTGCTCGGAGATCCGGACATCGCGACCCACATCGAGAACTATGAGCTGGCTTATCGGATGCAGACCAGCGTCCCGGAGCTGATGGACATTTCCAAGGAGCCCAAGCATGTGCTCGACTCCTACGGCGCCGAGCCCGGCAAATCATCGTTTGCCAACAACTGCCTGCTGGCCCGGCGGCTGGCCGAGCGGGGGGTCCGATTCATTCAGCTCTGCCATCGGGACTGGGATCATCACGGGAACCTGCCCACGGAGATCCGGAAGCAGGCCAAGAATACCGATCAGGCCAGCGCCGCCTTGGTTCGGGACCTGAAGCAACGCGGCCTGCTCGAAGACACGCTGGTGATTTGGGGAGGAGAATTCGGCCGGACTTCCTACAGCCAGGGAGAGATCAAAAAGGACAGCTTCGGGCGCGACCACCATCCCCGCTGCTTCTCCCTCTGGATGGCCGGCGGCGGGATCAAGCCCGGCATCACGTACGGGGCCACCGACGACTTCGGCTACAACATCACCGACAAGCCCGTTCATGTGCACGATTTCCACGCCACCATCATGCACCTGCTCGGCGTGGATCACCTCAAGCTCACGTATCGTTTCGAAGGGCGCGACTATCGACTCACCGACATCGCTGGAGAACTCGTTCCCGGAATTCTGGCGTGA